The segment AGCGATGCGGCGAGGCGAACTGCGGCTGTACGCTTAGGTCGCCAAAATTCTGAACATTGACCCGCACGTAGCGGCCGCTCAACAACTGCGTCTCATCGCTGAAGGAAAGGGTCTGCTGCAGGTCCTGCGTCAGGTTCGGTTTGAGTTCGGGATAATCGGCGCCTTCCGAATAGTATTGTACGGTGTCGGCGCGGCTGCCGGTAAAATAGTTCCACACCAAGTGGTCCATGAGTTCGTTTGCCAAGCTGCTGTTCCGTCGCTGCAGAACTTGATCTATCGCATCATAAAGCTCTTCGCCGGCAAATTTCTCCCACAGATTTCGCACGATCGACCTTTCATACTTTTTTTCGAGCATGTGCAAGAAGAGCGCAGTTCCATATTCATGAATGCCGTTGAAGGTATAGATTCCTTCATCCAAATGATTGAGATAATGCGGCAGATACTGCAAATAGTCGTTGATCTCATCATAAGCGACGTCCTCCATCCACGAGGCGCAGGCTTCATAGAACCAACGGGTGTCCAGGCGGGTGGAGGTAAAGGTGCGCATGCCGAGCTGTACCATGTGAAAAAATTCGTGCGCCGCCGTCACCTTCATGCCGTCGATGCCTTTGGTGTAGGTGTTGATGAAATCATTATCGATCTGCACAAAACTGGTGTAACCGTAGGGAAAGTCCGCCGATCCGCTCGGTTCCTCAGGCGTCGAAAAACCGTAATCGCCGATGTTGTGGATATAGACATCGTATTCCGGGCCGTCGACGGGATCGGGTGGCGGCGCCGGATAACCCAATTCCTCGACGATCAGATAATAAGCCCGATCAAAGGCTTCGGCTGCCTGGATCAGAAAGGCATCGGCAACCGCATCCGGCCCTTCGAGCGCGTAATGCAGGCGAAATTTTTTCGAAGCCGATAATCTGCTGAACGGCAGCTGGATCGGCCGGCTGAGCGCCTGCTGCAAGAGCCGTTGATCCTCCCCCGCCGCCGTCGTCAAAAGCTGCCTTGCCCTCATGGCCAGCCCGGTCCCAAGGCGCACGATCGGCTGCTCCGTAGCGCGATAAGCTTCCGGCAGCGCTTCCGACCGCCGAATTGCAAGCAGTTGATAGGCAGTATACTGAGCCTCCGTCAAGTACCCCTGCCGATAATCGGCTTCGAGAGCTTCATAGACCGTAGGCTGTTTCGGTTCGGATCGCCCATCCGTACTGAGCACGAGCAGGCCGAAAACAATCAAAAGACTGGAGCGTAGTGCGTTCATAAGTCATCACTTGTTCTTTTTACGGAAAACCATTCGAATCGGCACGCCGAAAAAGCCGAACCGTTCGCGCAACTTGTTTTCTAAATAATGGCGATAATTGCTCTTGATACCGCGCGGCTCGTTGGTGAAAAAGATAAAAGTCGGCGGTGCGCTTTTAACCTGCGTCGCATAATTGATCTTGATCCACTTGCTGCCGTAAGCGGGCGGATGGTTTTCGGCCACGGCATCCTGTAGACAGCGGTTCAGGTCGCCGGTCGCCAGGCGTTTCTGCCGCTCCTGATGCACCGAAAGGGCGACGTCGATGACCTTAAAGATGCGCTGTTTGGTCACGGCGGAGATGAAGAGAATCGGCAAAAAGCGCAAATCCCGCAACTCTTCGCGCATGGTCATTTCAAAATGTCGCGCCGTGTTTGTGTCTTTTTCGACGAGATCCCATTTATTGACGGCTACGACGACTCCCTTACCCAGACTTAGAGCGTTGCCGATGATCGACTTGTCCTGATCGGTAAGCCCTTCGACCGCATCGACGAGCACGACGGCAACGTCGCACCGTCGGAGCGCTTCGGCAGTGCGCAGAGTGCTGAAATATTCAATATC is part of the candidate division KSB1 bacterium genome and harbors:
- a CDS encoding DUF6055 domain-containing protein, giving the protein MNALRSSLLIVFGLLVLSTDGRSEPKQPTVYEALEADYRQGYLTEAQYTAYQLLAIRRSEALPEAYRATEQPIVRLGTGLAMRARQLLTTAAGEDQRLLQQALSRPIQLPFSRLSASKKFRLHYALEGPDAVADAFLIQAAEAFDRAYYLIVEELGYPAPPPDPVDGPEYDVYIHNIGDYGFSTPEEPSGSADFPYGYTSFVQIDNDFINTYTKGIDGMKVTAAHEFFHMVQLGMRTFTSTRLDTRWFYEACASWMEDVAYDEINDYLQYLPHYLNHLDEGIYTFNGIHEYGTALFLHMLEKKYERSIVRNLWEKFAGEELYDAIDQVLQRRNSSLANELMDHLVWNYFTGSRADTVQYYSEGADYPELKPNLTQDLQQTLSFSDETQLLSGRYVRVNVQNFGDLSVQPQFASPHRWRYAIISKTVNLPAEIHGGVGNEASMIADLSASSEIMVITTNVGIPVNDLRVKESYQYQLTFGKTSTLQAEVRKISPNPFVPDRHDEKIRIDVRLVERVREFSWFILDENGRSVYRADVRLDSQKCGDFSFWWDGRSNDDEPLPSGVYMVFIQADQAVRPQKFVLLR